The region ACTGGACTTTTGTCTCCAGCCTTGGCGCCACAGCGGTCATTCGTTCCTCCTGACTGTAACTTTCGCACACAAAACAGGTACACGAAAGCTAATTGTGATACCGCATCATCTTAAGTGACGCGCCCATACATTTGCCAGCCTTTCCGGGCCTTTCCCCAACGTCCACCTCGCACCCCTGCCAAGGCCTGACAACAGCCACCATGAGTTACCTGCCGAAACACCAACAGTCACAGCAGCCACCAAACGCATAGCACAAGCCAGTACGCTCGCAACGTTTCGAAACTCCCCCACACACGTCCCCCGTTTAGTATCAACCCAAAGTTTGGGCATGTTTACGTCCGGAAACGAAAAACGTGCCACCGCAAACTGCTGCGGTGGCACGAAGTGGCGTCGAAAAGCACTCAGCTGACTGGGTTAGAAGTCCCAGTCATCGTCCTCGGTCTCCTCGGCCTTGCCAATGACGTACGAGGAACCCGAGCCAGAGAAGAAGTCGTGATTCTCATCCGCGTTTGGCGATAGCGACGCCAGGATCGCCGGCGAAACGCGAGCCTCATCGACCGGAAAAAGCCCCTCGTAGCCCAGGTTATTGAGGGCCTTGTTCGCGTTGTAGCGCAGGAAACGCTTCACGTCCTCGGTCCAGCCCAGCGGATCGTAGATATCTTCCGTGTACTGAATCTCGTTCTCGTACAGGTCGTAGAGAATATCGAAGGCGTACTCCTTGAGCTCCTCCTGGCGCTCCGGGGACTCGTCGCGCAGACCAACCTGATACTTGTAACCAATGTAGTAACCATGCACGGCCTCATCGCGGATGATCAGGCGGATAATGTCCGCGGTGTTCGTCAGCTTCGAGTGCACCGCCCAGTTCAAAGGCAGGTAGAAGCCCGAGTAGAAGAGGAAGGACTCCAGCATGACGGAGGCGACCTTCTTCTTCATTGGGTCGTCGCCACGGTAGTAGGACTCTACAATCTTAGCCTTGCGCTGCACCTCTTTGTTTTCTTCTGTCCAGCGGAACGCCTCATTAATCTGCGGAGTGGACGCCAGCGTCATGAAAATGTTCGAGTAGGACTTGGCGTGTACGGACTCCATGAACGCAATATTCGTATAGACGGCCTCTTCGTGCAGCGTCTTCGCGTCCGGCAGCAGAGATACCGCACCGACGGTGCCCTGCAGCGTATCCAGTAGCGTCAGGTTTGCGAACACGCGCATCGTGGAAAGCTGCTCATCATCAGTCAGCGTGTTCCAGCTCGGAATGTCATTCGAAACAGGAATCTTTTCTGGGAGCCAGAAGTTACCCGTGAGGCGGTCCCACACCTCGAGGTCCTTCTCATCAGGGATTTCGTTCCAGTTAATCGCCTTCATCGGCTCCTTATGAGCCTGCAGGTAGCCAAGATACTCTTCAGTCATGGCGCCCATCTTAGCGCAAGCGCCTCTACGCAGCGGCGCCGGTTGCGATTGTCCGCGCGGCGGACACTTGGCGGGGGTACATTCCGGACAGCCGACTTTGACTTTCGCCAAACGCGACCAGTTCCCTACAGCGCTTTCTCCTTAGGATTCACCCCCTCCTACCCCCACCCATGCCCGACTCGTTGCGTTGTAGTTCACAGCCGGGGTTATGCTGATTAATAGTCTCAATTCAAACTCTCCGATACGAGAAAAAGGATGAATAGCATGCCTCTCACCCTCGATCCTGCCGAATCCGCCGAAGGACCTCTTCTGACCAAGGTGCTCGACGAGCTTGGGGGCGAGATTGTATCGGGGACAATGGCGCCGGGAGAGCGCTTTACGCTCCAGGATCTTTCCAGCCGGTTTGGGATTTCGCGCACAGTCGCGCGTGAGGCAATGCGCGCGCTGGAGCAGCTCGGGCTTGTGAGCTCCTCTCGCAGAGTCGGCATTAAGGTGCTGCCGGAAGAACACTGGGCTGTCTTTGACCAGGCGGTGATCCGTTGGCGTCTCAGCAGCGAAGCGCACCGAGCGAAGCAGATCGTGTCACTCGACCAGTTGCGCAAGGCAGTCGAGCCGGTCGCAGCAGCGCTCGCAGCGACGAACGCAACGAAGGAACAAGCACAGGAACTCAAGGCGCTCGCCGAACAGCTCATGGAGCTCTCCGAAGCTGGACAGGGCAACACGGACGCGTTCCTCGAGGCGGATAAACGTTTTCACACCTTAATATTGGAGTGCTCCGGCAACGAGATGTTTAGCACCCTCACCCTTCCCATTCTGTACGTGCTTGAAGGGCGCACCCGCTACGGCATCATGCCGAACGACCCACACCTTGATGCAATGGCATACCACCTGAAAGTGGCAGAAGCCATCCAATCCGGCGACTCAACAGGAGCAGAAAACGCATCCTGGAGCCTTCTGCGCGGAGTGGACGGCTTCGTCGAGTTCTAAGCCAGCACTGTTCTCAACCAGCGCTTACAGCATGCAGGATACGCAGCCCTCGATCTCGGTGCCCTCCAGGGCCATCTGGCGCAGGCGGATGTAGTACAGGGACTTAATTCCCTTGCGCCATGCGTAGATCTGCGCGCGGTTCAGGTCGCGCGTCGTCACCGTGTCCTTGAAGAACAGGGTCAGCGACAGGCCCTGGTCGACGTATTTCGTAGCGACAGCGTAGGTGTCGACGATCTTCTCGAAGCCGATCTCGTAGGCGTCGTCGAAGTACTCGGTGTTCTCGTTGTTCAGGTGCGGTGCCGGGTAGTAGACGCGACCGATCTTGCCTTCCTTACGGATCTCGATCTTCGACGCGATTGGGTGGATCGAGGAGGTTGAGTTGTTAATGTAAGAAATCGAGCCGGTCGGCGGGATTGCCTGCAGGTAGCGGTTGTAGATGCCGTCGCGAGCGACCGCTTCTTTCAGTGCTGCCCATTCTTCGGCCGTCGGCACTGCAATCGTCGACTTTTCGAACAGCGCCTTGACCTTCTCCGTCTTCGGCTGGAAATCCTCCGGGTTGTAGCGGTCGAAGAACTCGCCGGTGGCGTACTCGGAGCGCTCGAAGTCTTCGAACTTCTCGCCCGTCTCCACTGCGATCTTGTGCGATGCCTTGATGCACTCGTACATCACGGCCGCGAAGTAGGCGTTCGTGAAGTCGAGGCCTTCCTCTGAGCCGTAGTGGATGTGCTCGCGGCCAAGGAATCCGTGCAGGTTCATCTGGCCCAGGCCGATGGCGTGGGAGGCGTCGTTACCCTCACGGATCGACGGCACCGAGTCAATCGACGTCTTGTCCGCCACCGCCGTAAGACCGCGGATTGCGGTCTCGACGGTGCGGGAGAAGTCGTCGGAATCCATCGCCATCGCAATGTTCAAGGAGCCAAGGTTGCAGGAAATATCGTGGCCGACCTTCGCGTACGTCAGGTCAGCGTTGAGCTCCGACGGGGAATTGACCTGCAGGATCTCGGAGCACAAGTTGGACATGTTAATGCGGCCAGTCTTGACCGGGTTCGCTCGGTTCGCGGTGTCCTCGAACATGATGTACGGGTAGCCGGACTCGAACTGGATCTCCGCCAGCGTCTGGAAGAACTGACGCGCATTAATCTTCGACTTGTGGATGCGCGGGTCTTCCACCATCTCTTCGTACTTCTCGGTGACGGAGATGTCGGCGAACGGAACGCCGTAGACGCGCTCGACGTCGTACGGCGAGAACAGGTACATGTCGTCGTTACGCTTCGCCAGCTCAAAGGTGATGTCTGGGACGACGACGCCCAGCGAGAGCGTTTTAATACGAATCTTCTCGTCAGCGTTTTCGCGCTTGGTGTCCAGGAACTTCATGATGTCAGGGTGGTGCGCGTTGAGATACACAGCACCTGCGCCCTGGCGTGCGCCGAGCTGGTTTGCGTAGGAGAAGGAGTCCTCCAGCAGCTTCATCACTGGAATCACACCAGACGACTGGTTCTCGATGTGCTTAATGGGCGCGCCGGCCTCACGAATGTTCGACAGCAGCAACGCTACGCCGCCGCCGCGCTTCGACAGCTGCAACGAGGAGTTAATCGCACGGCCGATGGACTCCATATTGTCCTCGATGCGCAGCAGGAAGCAAGACACGAGCTCGCCGCGCTGCGCCTTGCCTGCGTTGAGGAATGTCGGCGTCGCCGGCTGGAAGCGGCCCGTCATAATCTCGTCGACGAGCGCGGATGCGACCTCTTCCCTACCGTCGGCGAGGAAGAGCGCGGTCATCGCCACGCGGTCCTCGAAGCGCTCGAGGTAACGGCGACCGTCGAATGTCTTCAGCGTGTAGGAGGTGTAGTACTTGTACGCGCCCAGGAAGGACTTGAAGCGGAACTTAAAGGCATACGCACGCTTGAACGTGTCCTTCACGAACTCCCAGTCATATGCCTCAATAACCTCGGGCTCGTAGTACTTGTTGTCCACCAGGTACTTCATCTTCTCTTCGAGGTCGTGGAAGTACACCGTGTTCTGGTTCACGTGCTGCAGGAAGAACTGATTCGCAGCCTCGCGGTCCTTA is a window of Corynebacterium pseudogenitalium DNA encoding:
- the nrdF gene encoding class 1b ribonucleoside-diphosphate reductase subunit beta; this encodes MTEEYLGYLQAHKEPMKAINWNEIPDEKDLEVWDRLTGNFWLPEKIPVSNDIPSWNTLTDDEQLSTMRVFANLTLLDTLQGTVGAVSLLPDAKTLHEEAVYTNIAFMESVHAKSYSNIFMTLASTPQINEAFRWTEENKEVQRKAKIVESYYRGDDPMKKKVASVMLESFLFYSGFYLPLNWAVHSKLTNTADIIRLIIRDEAVHGYYIGYKYQVGLRDESPERQEELKEYAFDILYDLYENEIQYTEDIYDPLGWTEDVKRFLRYNANKALNNLGYEGLFPVDEARVSPAILASLSPNADENHDFFSGSGSSYVIGKAEETEDDDWDF
- a CDS encoding FadR/GntR family transcriptional regulator, which translates into the protein MPLTLDPAESAEGPLLTKVLDELGGEIVSGTMAPGERFTLQDLSSRFGISRTVAREAMRALEQLGLVSSSRRVGIKVLPEEHWAVFDQAVIRWRLSSEAHRAKQIVSLDQLRKAVEPVAAALAATNATKEQAQELKALAEQLMELSEAGQGNTDAFLEADKRFHTLILECSGNEMFSTLTLPILYVLEGRTRYGIMPNDPHLDAMAYHLKVAEAIQSGDSTGAENASWSLLRGVDGFVEF
- the nrdE gene encoding class 1b ribonucleoside-diphosphate reductase subunit alpha, which gives rise to MLDYHTLNALLNLYDENGQIQFDKDREAANQFFLQHVNQNTVYFHDLEEKMKYLVDNKYYEPEVIEAYDWEFVKDTFKRAYAFKFRFKSFLGAYKYYTSYTLKTFDGRRYLERFEDRVAMTALFLADGREEVASALVDEIMTGRFQPATPTFLNAGKAQRGELVSCFLLRIEDNMESIGRAINSSLQLSKRGGGVALLLSNIREAGAPIKHIENQSSGVIPVMKLLEDSFSYANQLGARQGAGAVYLNAHHPDIMKFLDTKRENADEKIRIKTLSLGVVVPDITFELAKRNDDMYLFSPYDVERVYGVPFADISVTEKYEEMVEDPRIHKSKINARQFFQTLAEIQFESGYPYIMFEDTANRANPVKTGRINMSNLCSEILQVNSPSELNADLTYAKVGHDISCNLGSLNIAMAMDSDDFSRTVETAIRGLTAVADKTSIDSVPSIREGNDASHAIGLGQMNLHGFLGREHIHYGSEEGLDFTNAYFAAVMYECIKASHKIAVETGEKFEDFERSEYATGEFFDRYNPEDFQPKTEKVKALFEKSTIAVPTAEEWAALKEAVARDGIYNRYLQAIPPTGSISYINNSTSSIHPIASKIEIRKEGKIGRVYYPAPHLNNENTEYFDDAYEIGFEKIVDTYAVATKYVDQGLSLTLFFKDTVTTRDLNRAQIYAWRKGIKSLYYIRLRQMALEGTEIEGCVSCML